One window of the Pseudomonas lurida genome contains the following:
- a CDS encoding UvrD-helicase domain-containing protein: MPNKLCIAGAGSGKTHKVITESIAEIERGGKVLVVTYTTSNQQELRRRFLEVFGTHSDRFVVKGLFSFYLEDMVRPYQQALFQRRIDGICFNQRNPHMRPDSTFMLPGRTEQLDDKSYNPKHFLTPCETKAHTGFLAKLASRIMKATKNSAAVRLGEIYTQLFFDEVQDLVGWDYEVLKGLSKVMPIPITCVGDFRQTVYETTFGQKAPKTAAEKVAAFKSMGFVEEALVLNRRCIQPICDVADAVHKGAYEATESAVKEAPPEFAHHLGTFIVRESDVAEYIKVFDPMVLRWSVTSGTKLLPVQARCYNFGGSKGLGFERVLVLPAESQLHFVLDGQKPFPAKDETAQNKLYVAITRARYSLGFIVPDKKAAGLRFPSWEKAPA; this comes from the coding sequence TTGCCTAATAAACTCTGCATCGCGGGTGCCGGTTCAGGCAAAACTCACAAGGTCATTACCGAATCAATCGCCGAAATCGAGCGCGGGGGAAAGGTTCTGGTGGTGACCTATACGACCAGTAATCAGCAGGAACTGAGACGTCGATTTTTGGAGGTCTTTGGTACGCACAGTGATCGGTTCGTGGTCAAAGGTCTGTTCTCTTTTTACTTGGAAGACATGGTGAGGCCGTATCAGCAGGCATTGTTCCAGCGACGGATCGATGGCATCTGCTTCAACCAGCGCAATCCTCATATGAGACCAGATTCAACGTTTATGCTGCCGGGGCGCACCGAGCAGCTGGACGATAAGAGCTACAACCCAAAACACTTCCTGACTCCATGCGAGACCAAGGCTCACACCGGCTTTCTCGCAAAACTGGCGAGCCGGATCATGAAGGCCACGAAAAACTCTGCTGCAGTACGACTAGGGGAGATTTATACCCAGTTGTTCTTTGATGAGGTTCAAGATCTGGTTGGGTGGGACTATGAGGTGCTCAAGGGGCTGAGCAAAGTGATGCCGATCCCCATCACGTGTGTGGGAGATTTCCGGCAGACGGTGTACGAGACGACGTTTGGCCAAAAAGCACCTAAAACGGCCGCTGAGAAGGTCGCAGCTTTTAAGTCTATGGGTTTTGTGGAGGAGGCATTGGTGCTCAACCGTCGTTGCATTCAGCCGATTTGTGACGTCGCTGACGCAGTACACAAGGGCGCTTATGAGGCGACGGAGTCGGCGGTGAAAGAGGCCCCACCTGAGTTTGCCCATCACCTCGGCACCTTCATCGTCAGGGAGTCGGACGTCGCCGAATACATCAAGGTGTTCGACCCTATGGTGTTGCGCTGGAGTGTAACGTCCGGGACGAAGCTTCTTCCTGTCCAGGCGCGATGCTACAACTTTGGAGGGAGCAAAGGTCTAGGTTTTGAACGGGTGTTGGTGCTTCCCGCGGAAAGCCAACTGCATTTCGTCTTAGACGGCCAAAAGCCGTTTCCAGCGAAGGACGAAACAGCTCAAAACAAGCTGTACGTCGCCATCACGCGCGCGCGATACAGTTTGGGATTCATCGTGCCAGACAAGAAGGCCGCTGGCTTACGGTTCCCGAGCTGGGAAAAAGCTCCTGCTTGA
- a CDS encoding single-stranded DNA-binding protein: MSTKFWGEGNIGTKPEFREFANGNKEPRRLLKLNVYFDNPVPKGDGEYEDRGGFWANVELWHKDAERYSELFSKSMRVLVIGRMLMDQWEDDNGEERSAMKVQASRVGILPHRLQSLMMRSNDHTPSEDVV, encoded by the coding sequence ATGTCCACCAAGTTTTGGGGGGAAGGGAACATCGGCACGAAGCCCGAGTTCAGGGAGTTTGCGAATGGCAACAAAGAGCCCCGGCGGTTGCTCAAGCTCAACGTCTACTTTGATAACCCGGTGCCTAAAGGTGACGGAGAGTATGAGGATCGCGGCGGTTTTTGGGCCAACGTGGAACTTTGGCACAAAGACGCCGAGCGCTACTCGGAGCTTTTCAGTAAAAGCATGCGGGTGCTGGTGATAGGTCGCATGCTTATGGATCAGTGGGAGGACGACAATGGCGAGGAGCGCAGTGCGATGAAGGTGCAGGCTAGCCGAGTGGGGATTTTGCCGCATCGCCTTCAGAGTTTGATGATGAGATCGAACGACCATACACCTTCTGAAGACGTCGTATAA
- a CDS encoding DUF3158 family protein, protein MVHSEDALSAVTAAESTVDEKHVAFQPLQQSAFSAIEHAAFLKGLLKPFKGKGELMQFGDVCSQLMNSLVLLATGEVLAQADRYPFTLLPIRMTRQSTGAGTVFLRWSRMDRSRMGVDLWADLLRNDRTPINLVSDLYAMELQRITLNMQISLMHSISRQAFLCASKIRVAEQIYQQRVSQQLTSNTAEV, encoded by the coding sequence ATGGTTCATTCCGAAGATGCCCTCAGCGCTGTCACTGCGGCCGAATCGACAGTCGATGAGAAACACGTTGCCTTCCAGCCGCTGCAACAGAGTGCCTTCTCAGCGATAGAACATGCGGCCTTCCTTAAAGGGCTTTTAAAGCCTTTTAAGGGTAAGGGGGAGCTCATGCAATTTGGTGACGTGTGCAGCCAGCTCATGAACAGTTTGGTTCTGTTAGCTACCGGTGAGGTGCTGGCTCAGGCCGATCGTTATCCATTCACGTTGCTCCCAATCCGTATGACGCGACAGTCGACTGGGGCGGGCACGGTATTTCTGCGATGGAGCCGAATGGATCGCAGCAGGATGGGAGTCGACCTATGGGCTGACTTGTTACGCAATGACAGGACGCCGATCAACCTGGTTTCGGATCTATACGCCATGGAGCTTCAGCGCATCACGCTCAACATGCAGATCAGCTTAATGCACAGCATCAGCCGACAGGCATTTCTGTGTGCTTCCAAGATTCGAGTTGCCGAACAAATTTATCAGCAGCGAGTTTCTCAGCAGCTCACAAGCAATACAGCGGAGGTATGA